The proteins below come from a single Myxocyprinus asiaticus isolate MX2 ecotype Aquarium Trade chromosome 28, UBuf_Myxa_2, whole genome shotgun sequence genomic window:
- the LOC127418683 gene encoding transcription initiation factor TFIID subunit 8: MADPTMMGSGYLNSGNRSGGSKACTSPSENYQLARRRTLQVVVSSLLTECGFESAEKAAVETLTEMIQSYITEVGRCAKANCEHTARSTPTLSDVVITLVEMGFNVDTLPVYAKRSQRMVITAPPVTNAPLVPKALMAGQKRIHPAHIPSHFPEFPDPHTYIKTPTFREPVSDYQVVREKAASQRRDVERALTRFMAKTGETQSLFKDDISAFPLIAAQPSSIPYLSALLPSELELQSLEETDSSEQDDQTDTENNASNIIQDDPGADKENAVLPPGGGMPSGKANEENMIDNPYLRPVKKPKVRRKK, encoded by the exons ATGGCAGATCCTACAATGATGGGGAGCGGATATTTAAACTCCGGAAAC CGCTCGGGGGGCAGTAAGGCCTGCACGAGTCCTTCGGAGAACTATCAGCTGGCTCGGCGGCGCACGCTGCAGGTGGTGGTCAGCTCGCTGCTGACAGAGTGCGGCTTTGAGAGCGCTGAGAAAGCCGCGGTGGAGACGCTCACTGAGATGATCCAGAGCT ATATAACTGAGGTCGGACGTTGTGCGAAGGCAAACTGTGAGCACACAGCAAGAAGCACCCCTACCCTCTCTGATGTGGTCATCACACTTGTTGAAATGG GTTTTAATGTGGATACTCTTCCGGTGTATGCCAAAAGATCACAGAGGATGGTCATAACTGCAC CTCCAGTGACAAATGCTCCTCTGGTCCCAAAAGCCCTCATGGCCGGACAGAAGCGTATTCATCCAGCACACATTCCCAGCCACTTCCCTGAGTTTCCAGATCCACACACTTACATCAAAACACCA ACCTTTCGGGAGCCGGTGTCAGATTACCAGGTGGTGAGAGAAAAGGCAGCATCACAGAGGAGAGATGTAGAGCGTGCTCTCACACGCTTCATGGCCAAGACTGGAGAGACGCAGAGCCTTTTCAAGGATGACATCAGTGCATTCCCTT TGATCGCTGCACAGCCAAGCTCCATCCCTTACCTGAGTGCCCTGCTGCCATCTGAACTAGAGCTACAGTCACTGGAGGAGACTGATTCATCTGAGCAAGATGACCAGACGGACACAGAGAACAATGCCAGCAACATCATTCAG GATGACCCAGGGGCGGATAAGGAGAACGCAGTGCTTCCACCTGGTGGCGGTATGCCTTCAGGGAAGGCCAATGAGGAAAATATGATTGACAATCCATATCTACGGCCAGTCAAAAAGCCCAAAGTGAGAAGGAAAAAATGA